From Pelosinus fermentans DSM 17108, the proteins below share one genomic window:
- a CDS encoding ABC transporter permease: MNLTSHSFEPILQKDAAANHIRPSMTYRQDAWRRLKKNKLAMFGLYAILLILLIALAGPWLSSLSYSDQDLMATNQSPSAEHWFGTDNLGRDLFIRVLYGARISLSIGIVASILNLTIGVIYGGIAGFLGGRIDKVMMNIVDILYGIPVLLYVILLMVVLEPGLINIFIALGIAYWLRMARIVRGQILSLKEQDYVLAARTLGAGSWRILFHHLLPNSMGPIIITMTLAIPEAIFTEAFLSFIGLGVAAPMASWGVLASEGITSLRSYPFQLFFPAMAISITMLAFNFLGDGLRDALDPRVRR; encoded by the coding sequence ATGAATCTTACTAGTCACTCATTTGAACCCATCCTGCAAAAGGATGCTGCCGCAAATCATATCCGTCCTAGTATGACCTATCGGCAAGATGCCTGGCGCCGTTTGAAAAAAAATAAACTTGCCATGTTTGGACTTTATGCCATACTGCTCATCCTTCTTATTGCCCTTGCAGGTCCCTGGCTTTCTTCCCTTTCTTACTCTGACCAAGATCTCATGGCAACCAACCAATCTCCCAGCGCTGAGCACTGGTTCGGTACGGATAATCTGGGTCGGGATTTGTTCATTCGTGTTCTGTACGGTGCACGAATCTCTCTGTCCATCGGTATTGTTGCCAGCATCCTAAATCTTACCATCGGTGTAATTTATGGAGGTATCGCCGGATTTTTGGGCGGACGTATTGATAAAGTCATGATGAATATCGTTGACATCTTATATGGTATACCTGTCTTGCTGTATGTAATATTGCTAATGGTAGTCTTAGAACCTGGCCTAATCAATATTTTTATCGCATTGGGCATTGCGTACTGGCTGCGCATGGCACGGATTGTCCGCGGTCAGATTCTGAGTCTGAAAGAACAAGACTATGTACTTGCAGCAAGAACTCTTGGAGCAGGCAGCTGGCGAATTTTATTCCACCATTTGCTTCCTAACAGTATGGGTCCCATTATCATTACCATGACACTGGCGATTCCCGAAGCCATCTTTACCGAAGCCTTCTTAAGCTTTATTGGCTTAGGAGTTGCCGCTCCTATGGCCAGCTGGGGAGTGTTGGCCTCTGAGGGAATTACCAGTTTGCGCTCCTATCCGTTCCAATTGTTCTTCCCAGCTATGGCAATCAGCATCACCATGCTGGCATTTAATTTTTTAGGGGATGGGCTGCGGGATGCCTTAGATCCCAGAGTACGGCGTTAG
- a CDS encoding FMN-binding glutamate synthase family protein yields the protein MQIVIPSINWPFLIFFLVVFALIAALILIKPIMRYIIKIVANDAVKKLLSDDYTQNVAETLPSLKRFSVINFIEMSLRAQSGKVLTRPLGSPKHFLGYDQLMFSPRQMTQLSLPESAQIDMSVVIGSNAEKPLMIKIPLMIGAMAYGLALSEEAKLALARASKTLQTATNSGEGPFLPEEPGEAGKFVLQICRWSWGGRTNEQITSADMLEVQMGQGSDIGVATIEASELAGRARILGGLEPGEPAVALNAPPGVQKPEDWPNFMKKLRQRAKGIPIALKIMATDRLEEELSVAVELGFDAIVIDGAEGGSHATVPTKQDDFGIPSLLALIRAKRFLQGSTVSIIISGGYFTPGQCLKALALGADAIYLATVPLFALGHNQLEKVIPWEPPTTLVYYNSPTKTQLNINQAATSVENVLTSMILEMEEAMRALGKASLKELSADDLVALDSLSAEITGVRSVLQEPMANQRVQKIRKQMDQRKSRSTLKDLGVAGNNAENQESNTALDKSLVEEHIQLIKELKEENKLMWRVIDTYIKSPFQKKIELPAQKKKHLIANYKNYK from the coding sequence ATGCAAATTGTTATACCTTCTATAAACTGGCCGTTTTTAATATTCTTTTTAGTAGTTTTTGCGTTAATCGCAGCTCTAATTTTAATAAAACCAATTATGCGTTATATTATTAAAATCGTCGCAAATGATGCAGTGAAAAAGCTGCTCTCGGATGATTATACGCAGAATGTTGCTGAGACACTGCCGTCATTAAAGCGCTTTTCAGTAATTAATTTCATTGAGATGAGTTTGCGGGCGCAAAGTGGTAAAGTGTTAACACGTCCTCTAGGGTCGCCGAAGCATTTTCTGGGATATGACCAGCTAATGTTTTCTCCTCGTCAAATGACGCAATTATCCTTGCCTGAAAGTGCGCAAATTGATATGAGTGTAGTGATTGGCAGCAATGCAGAAAAACCGCTGATGATAAAGATCCCTCTCATGATTGGTGCTATGGCCTATGGACTGGCACTTAGCGAAGAAGCAAAGCTGGCATTGGCTAGAGCATCAAAAACATTGCAAACTGCTACGAATTCTGGAGAAGGTCCTTTTTTACCCGAGGAGCCAGGTGAAGCGGGTAAGTTCGTATTACAAATTTGTCGTTGGTCATGGGGCGGGAGAACGAATGAACAAATTACTTCTGCTGATATGCTAGAAGTACAAATGGGACAAGGATCAGATATAGGGGTCGCCACCATAGAGGCTTCAGAGCTTGCGGGCAGAGCACGCATCCTTGGCGGTTTGGAACCTGGCGAGCCTGCTGTAGCTCTAAATGCGCCTCCGGGAGTTCAGAAGCCTGAGGATTGGCCTAATTTTATGAAAAAGCTGCGTCAAAGAGCAAAAGGGATTCCCATAGCATTAAAGATCATGGCGACAGACCGTCTTGAAGAAGAGCTCTCTGTTGCTGTTGAACTAGGTTTTGATGCCATTGTGATTGATGGGGCTGAGGGAGGATCTCATGCGACAGTACCCACCAAACAGGATGATTTTGGCATACCCAGCCTGCTTGCACTAATACGTGCAAAACGCTTTTTGCAGGGAAGCACTGTTAGTATTATCATATCCGGCGGTTACTTTACACCTGGCCAATGCCTCAAAGCATTGGCTTTAGGAGCGGATGCAATTTATTTAGCGACGGTACCTCTTTTTGCTCTAGGGCATAATCAACTTGAAAAAGTAATCCCTTGGGAGCCACCCACCACATTGGTCTATTATAACTCCCCAACAAAAACGCAGCTTAATATTAATCAAGCTGCAACCAGCGTGGAAAATGTGCTGACATCCATGATTTTGGAAATGGAAGAAGCAATGCGCGCCTTAGGCAAGGCATCTTTAAAAGAGCTTAGCGCTGATGATCTTGTGGCATTAGATTCGCTTTCTGCTGAAATTACAGGAGTAAGGAGTGTATTGCAAGAGCCTATGGCAAATCAAAGGGTTCAGAAAATAAGAAAGCAAATGGATCAAAGAAAAAGCAGGAGTACTTTAAAAGATCTGGGAGTAGCTGGGAACAACGCAGAGAACCAGGAATCCAATACCGCCTTAGATAAAAGCTTGGTTGAAGAGCATATACAATTAATTAAGGAATTAAAGGAAGAAAATAAACTAATGTGGAGAGTTATCGATACGTATATAAAGTCTCCATTCCAAAAAAAGATTGAGCTTCCTGCACAGAAGAAGAAACACTTGATCGCTAACTATAAGAATTATAAGTGA
- the celB gene encoding PTS cellobiose transporter subunit IIC, whose product MEKFIKWLEEYYAPVATRIGEQRHLKAIRDGIVSLIPLLLMGSLFLIIAFPPIPALAKMVEPYVASLCSVNNATMGLMGLMASFSIAYSLANSYKMDPLGNGLISVATFMLATPFTKDGNITAGWMGSKGLFVAMIIAIFAVEVQRFMIRKNLVIRMPEGVPPAVARSFMSLIPGFITVTVVWFINSVLSLSATNVQDIIYKILAAPLLSLGGSLPAFLLAIFFAQLLWCIGIHGAALVGGVMSPVYLTLAQQNAAAKAAGLPIPNIVCQQLWDVYGNIGGSGATFALVLMLIFAARSTQLRALGKSGIGPAFFAINEPILFGMPIVMNPVLMIPFIFAPLVSITIAYFAMDAGLVDKLFAMAPWTTPPIINAFLDSGDMRSAILQLFCFGVTGVIYYPFFKMWDDAKLKEETGAKQNKKGDPNIIIGA is encoded by the coding sequence ATGGAGAAATTTATCAAATGGCTTGAAGAGTACTATGCACCTGTTGCAACTCGCATTGGTGAGCAACGACACTTAAAGGCAATCAGAGACGGTATCGTATCCTTAATACCATTGCTCTTAATGGGGTCGTTGTTTCTAATTATCGCCTTTCCTCCCATTCCTGCATTGGCAAAAATGGTGGAACCTTACGTAGCAAGTTTATGTTCGGTTAATAATGCCACAATGGGACTTATGGGATTAATGGCATCATTTTCTATCGCCTATTCATTGGCTAACTCGTATAAAATGGATCCATTAGGAAATGGGTTAATCAGTGTTGCTACCTTTATGCTGGCTACTCCATTTACCAAAGATGGCAATATCACTGCAGGATGGATGGGAAGCAAGGGTTTGTTCGTAGCCATGATCATCGCTATTTTTGCAGTTGAAGTTCAACGGTTTATGATTCGAAAAAATTTAGTTATCAGAATGCCGGAGGGCGTGCCTCCAGCGGTTGCTCGTTCCTTTATGTCACTGATTCCCGGTTTTATTACGGTCACTGTTGTTTGGTTTATTAACAGTGTATTATCTCTTAGTGCAACCAATGTACAGGATATCATTTATAAAATACTGGCAGCACCTCTTTTAAGTCTCGGCGGCAGTTTGCCGGCCTTCTTACTTGCCATATTTTTTGCTCAATTATTGTGGTGTATCGGTATTCATGGAGCTGCTTTAGTAGGTGGCGTAATGAGTCCAGTCTATTTAACACTTGCTCAGCAAAATGCTGCAGCGAAAGCTGCAGGACTGCCTATTCCTAACATTGTTTGTCAGCAATTATGGGATGTATATGGAAATATTGGCGGTTCAGGTGCCACCTTTGCCTTGGTACTCATGTTAATCTTTGCAGCAAGATCTACACAATTAAGAGCTCTTGGTAAATCTGGGATAGGACCAGCGTTCTTTGCAATTAATGAACCCATTCTTTTTGGTATGCCGATTGTCATGAACCCTGTATTAATGATTCCCTTTATCTTTGCCCCTCTTGTTTCGATAACTATTGCTTATTTTGCAATGGATGCTGGTCTGGTAGATAAATTATTTGCAATGGCACCATGGACGACACCTCCGATCATTAATGCTTTTTTAGATTCAGGTGATATGAGATCAGCAATATTACAATTATTCTGCTTTGGGGTTACCGGTGTTATTTATTATCCATTCTTTAAGATGTGGGATGATGCCAAGCTCAAAGAAGAAACGGGTGCGAAACAAAACAAAAAAGGTGACCCTAATATCATTATCGGAGCCTAG
- a CDS encoding S-layer homology domain-containing protein: protein MKKKLVASLAAAMILGVAGTSFAAVVNPFSDVPAKHWSYDAVTKLAHDGILDGYGDGTFRGDKTISRYEMAIIVAKAMSKVDQADAGNKALIERLSNEYASELDKLGARMTTVENKVDNVKWSGFVRGKYDSDTSDGHNISGGNKHYFLALEGTAKINDRWEGHFASETRHDYTTSGWGGVNPPDTNEGDGTWFRIWASGSVGEVGVAAGRKWFGYGDNMVWGHEATGIWLDVPTGKFKTSVFAAKPTQGNGAVSLKDAYDTNIYGANFNGDIAKNVNMNLLLGGNKDDGEQQMSRWGGLTVAAKIAQDLKLTGTYAKTNADDFNKTHHIRLDYKGTDLNKTGSYGVYARFFKFGANGDPSHDDEWDSLKSDSRGWMVGVDYVVGKNIQWTNIYSDQKVNISNSAAEYNRKLFRTQFDLHF, encoded by the coding sequence ATGAAAAAAAAGTTAGTCGCTTCCCTGGCAGCTGCAATGATACTTGGTGTAGCAGGTACGTCCTTCGCAGCGGTAGTAAATCCTTTCTCTGATGTACCTGCAAAACACTGGTCTTATGACGCTGTTACAAAGTTGGCTCATGATGGTATTTTAGACGGGTATGGTGATGGAACGTTTCGCGGTGATAAAACCATCAGCCGTTATGAAATGGCGATTATCGTAGCAAAGGCAATGTCGAAAGTTGATCAAGCTGATGCAGGCAACAAAGCTCTTATTGAAAGATTATCCAATGAATATGCCAGCGAGCTTGATAAATTGGGTGCTCGTATGACGACTGTGGAAAATAAAGTTGATAATGTAAAATGGAGCGGCTTTGTCCGCGGGAAATATGACAGCGATACCAGTGATGGTCATAATATTAGCGGCGGTAACAAGCATTATTTCTTGGCATTGGAAGGAACTGCTAAAATCAATGATCGATGGGAAGGACATTTCGCAAGTGAAACAAGACATGACTACACGACTAGCGGCTGGGGCGGCGTAAACCCTCCTGATACCAATGAGGGGGATGGTACCTGGTTTAGAATCTGGGCCTCTGGTTCTGTTGGTGAAGTAGGTGTTGCAGCTGGTCGAAAATGGTTCGGGTATGGGGATAATATGGTGTGGGGTCATGAAGCAACCGGGATTTGGCTGGATGTTCCTACAGGGAAGTTTAAAACGAGTGTATTTGCTGCCAAGCCTACCCAAGGAAATGGTGCAGTAAGTCTTAAGGATGCTTATGATACCAATATTTACGGCGCAAACTTTAACGGAGACATAGCGAAAAATGTAAATATGAACTTACTCTTGGGTGGCAATAAAGATGATGGTGAACAGCAAATGAGTCGCTGGGGCGGCCTGACAGTTGCTGCAAAGATAGCCCAAGATCTGAAATTGACAGGGACGTATGCGAAAACCAACGCTGATGATTTCAACAAAACTCATCACATCAGACTGGATTACAAGGGAACAGATTTGAATAAAACAGGATCTTATGGAGTGTATGCCAGATTCTTCAAATTTGGTGCCAATGGCGATCCATCCCATGATGATGAGTGGGATTCATTGAAAAGTGATTCCAGGGGCTGGATGGTAGGTGTGGATTATGTGGTTGGGAAAAATATTCAATGGACCAATATTTACTCTGATCAAAAAGTAAATATTTCTAATTCCGCTGCAGAATACAATAGAAAACTGTTCCGGACCCAGTTTGACCTTCACTTCTAA
- a CDS encoding glycoside hydrolase family 1 protein, which produces MIHKTIADFPKEFLWGAASAAYQVEGAWNEDGKGPSNWDVYVRFPGTTFKGTNGDVAVDHYHRYKEDVALMAQMGLKAYRFSIAWTRIFPKGRGEINEAGLRFYDDLINELLKNQIEPIITLYHWDLPQELQDAYGGWESREIIEDFHNYSVALFKRYGDRVKYWITLNEQNVFIMHGYLNAIHPPKVADLKRMYQANHIASLANAKVIASFRNDVPEGKIGPSFAYGPAYAHTDKPEDVLASENAEEFNNHWWMDVYAWGEYPKVIWNYLTREGLAPSLEEGDLEVLKKGKPDFMGVNYYRTTTYERNLLDGVSFGKMNTTGKKGTTPDTGVPGLFKTIKNSNLEATDWDWEIDPMGLRIALRRITSRYRLPILISENGLGAFDVLEENDVVNDEYRIAFIRRHLEECQQAITDGVDLLGYCVWSYTDLLSWLNGYQKRYGFVYINRDEDSEKDMRRIKKNSYFWYKKVIETNGKQL; this is translated from the coding sequence ATGATTCATAAAACAATCGCAGATTTTCCGAAAGAGTTTCTGTGGGGAGCAGCTTCTGCGGCATATCAGGTAGAGGGCGCTTGGAATGAAGACGGTAAGGGACCATCTAATTGGGATGTGTATGTAAGATTTCCTGGAACAACTTTTAAAGGAACCAATGGGGATGTGGCGGTGGACCACTATCACCGCTATAAAGAAGATGTTGCGTTAATGGCCCAAATGGGGCTGAAAGCCTATCGATTTTCCATTGCCTGGACTCGTATTTTCCCCAAAGGGCGAGGCGAGATTAATGAGGCTGGTTTACGATTTTACGATGATCTAATTAATGAACTGCTTAAGAACCAGATAGAACCGATTATTACCTTATATCACTGGGATTTGCCTCAGGAGCTGCAGGATGCCTATGGCGGGTGGGAATCACGGGAAATTATTGAAGACTTTCATAACTACTCCGTGGCCCTCTTTAAAAGGTATGGTGATCGAGTTAAATATTGGATAACACTAAATGAGCAAAATGTTTTTATTATGCATGGATATTTAAATGCCATTCATCCGCCTAAAGTTGCCGATCTTAAGAGAATGTATCAGGCAAACCATATCGCCAGCTTAGCAAATGCAAAAGTCATTGCGTCCTTTAGAAACGATGTTCCTGAAGGAAAAATCGGTCCGAGCTTTGCCTATGGTCCTGCCTATGCCCATACGGATAAGCCAGAGGACGTACTGGCCAGTGAGAATGCAGAAGAGTTCAACAATCATTGGTGGATGGATGTATATGCCTGGGGTGAGTATCCAAAGGTAATTTGGAATTATCTTACCAGAGAGGGGCTTGCCCCTAGCCTGGAAGAGGGTGATTTGGAAGTATTAAAAAAGGGTAAGCCGGACTTTATGGGAGTCAATTACTATCGGACGACTACTTATGAGAGGAATCTACTTGATGGTGTTAGTTTCGGTAAGATGAATACGACGGGCAAAAAAGGAACCACACCGGATACAGGTGTGCCAGGCTTATTTAAAACTATTAAGAATTCCAATCTGGAGGCAACAGACTGGGATTGGGAAATTGATCCTATGGGTTTACGAATTGCCTTGCGCAGAATTACCAGCCGGTACAGACTGCCAATTCTTATTTCAGAAAACGGCTTAGGGGCTTTTGATGTTCTAGAAGAAAATGATGTAGTAAATGATGAATATCGAATTGCTTTTATTCGCAGACATCTTGAAGAATGCCAGCAGGCAATTACTGACGGAGTAGATTTATTAGGCTATTGCGTTTGGTCTTATACAGATCTATTGAGCTGGCTAAATGGTTATCAAAAACGCTATGGTTTTGTATATATAAACCGGGATGAAGATAGTGAGAAAGATATGAGGCGAATTAAGAAGAACAGCTATTTCTGGTATAAAAAAGTGATTGAAACCAATGGGAAGCAATTATAA
- a CDS encoding ABC transporter permease, translated as MLRYMLIRIFNSLLVLLAIITITFFLMHAIPGGPFTSEKNIPAAVLKNIEERYRLHDPLWKQYIDYLGNLIRFDLGPSFKYAGRTVNDLIRESFPVSLQLGVVSIALSILLGIPAGAIAALRQNKWQDYATMFFATLGVSVPSFVLATLLIYIFAIKLSLLPAAMWGGITYMILPALTLAGQPTAFIARLTRSSMLEVLAQDYIKTARAKGLSPFLILYRHALKNALIPVITYIGPMAAGILTGSFIIENIFAIPGLGRHFVTSIYNRDYTVILGVTIFYSVLIIGLNLIVDLIYPLLNPRIKLNGKQGE; from the coding sequence TTGCTACGCTACATGCTAATCCGCATCTTTAATTCTCTGTTAGTCCTGCTCGCCATCATTACGATTACATTTTTCTTAATGCATGCCATCCCAGGCGGACCTTTTACTAGCGAAAAGAATATTCCTGCAGCTGTTTTGAAAAATATTGAAGAGCGTTATCGCCTGCATGACCCATTATGGAAACAATACATAGACTATTTGGGTAATCTGATTCGCTTTGACTTAGGGCCTTCCTTTAAGTACGCAGGCCGTACGGTTAACGATCTCATTCGTGAAAGCTTTCCTGTCTCCTTGCAGTTGGGTGTGGTGAGCATTGCTTTATCTATTTTATTAGGAATTCCCGCTGGTGCCATAGCAGCCCTGCGCCAAAATAAGTGGCAGGATTATGCTACTATGTTCTTTGCCACCTTAGGTGTCTCTGTACCTAGTTTTGTTCTTGCTACCCTGCTTATCTATATTTTTGCAATCAAACTTTCCTTATTGCCTGCTGCCATGTGGGGCGGTATTACCTATATGATTTTACCAGCCTTAACCCTCGCGGGACAGCCGACAGCTTTCATCGCCCGGCTTACCCGCTCCAGCATGTTAGAAGTCCTGGCCCAGGATTATATTAAGACAGCCCGGGCAAAGGGGCTGTCTCCGTTCCTCATTCTCTACCGTCATGCACTGAAAAACGCCTTAATTCCAGTCATTACCTATATCGGTCCTATGGCTGCAGGGATTCTGACGGGAAGTTTTATTATTGAAAATATCTTTGCGATTCCTGGTTTAGGACGGCATTTCGTTACCAGTATCTACAACCGGGACTATACCGTAATTCTCGGTGTGACCATATTTTACAGCGTCTTGATTATTGGTTTAAATTTAATCGTGGATCTGATCTATCCGCTGCTCAATCCCCGTATTAAACTAAACGGGAAACAGGGGGAATAA
- a CDS encoding PTS sugar transporter subunit IIB encodes MKILLVCASGMSTSLLVTKMQKASNDSGSHDEIFACSVDQLEEFIDTCEVVLIGPQIRYKAKSIGEIAAGKNKGFAIIDSVSYGMVDGKKVLEQAYELKQS; translated from the coding sequence ATGAAAATATTATTAGTGTGTGCATCAGGAATGTCTACTAGTTTATTGGTAACTAAAATGCAAAAGGCAAGTAACGATAGCGGCAGTCATGATGAAATTTTTGCTTGTTCTGTAGATCAGCTGGAAGAATTCATTGATACTTGTGAAGTGGTTTTAATCGGTCCTCAAATCAGATATAAGGCAAAGTCTATCGGCGAAATTGCTGCTGGGAAAAATAAAGGCTTTGCGATCATTGATTCTGTGAGTTATGGAATGGTAGATGGCAAAAAAGTTCTTGAACAAGCATATGAATTAAAACAATCGTAA
- a CDS encoding ABC transporter ATP-binding protein: MEQTALLEVRNLKKYFITDTDFWGRPASYLKAVDDVSFSIKKGKTLGLVGESGCGKSTTGKTILQLYKPTAGEILFHGKNINHLMEEKKLRREMQMIFQDPYASLNPRMTVSDIVGEPLDIHRLASSGERKERILNLLQMVGLSAEHTSRFPHEFSGGQQQRIGIARALAVEPSFLICDEPISALDVSIQAQVVNLLERLQDELGLTYLFIAHDLAMVKHISNRVAVMYLGKIVELANSVELYRRPQHPYTKALLSAIPIPDPLAEANRQRIPLTGDVPSPLNPPAGCRFSSRCPHVMTLCSEQEPVLQDIGAGHMAACHLISKSI; this comes from the coding sequence ATGGAACAGACAGCGCTATTGGAAGTGCGTAATCTTAAAAAGTATTTCATTACCGACACCGATTTTTGGGGACGCCCTGCTTCTTACCTAAAAGCGGTAGATGACGTGAGTTTTTCCATTAAAAAAGGCAAGACTCTTGGCCTCGTGGGCGAAAGCGGCTGCGGCAAATCCACCACAGGAAAAACAATTCTTCAATTGTATAAACCTACCGCTGGAGAAATTCTCTTTCATGGAAAAAATATCAATCATCTAATGGAAGAAAAGAAATTGCGACGTGAAATGCAAATGATTTTTCAAGATCCCTATGCATCGTTAAACCCTCGCATGACGGTAAGTGACATCGTCGGTGAGCCCCTGGACATCCACAGGTTAGCTTCCTCCGGGGAACGAAAAGAGAGAATTCTAAACCTCTTGCAAATGGTGGGACTCAGTGCAGAGCATACGAGCCGCTTTCCTCATGAGTTTAGCGGCGGACAACAGCAGCGAATCGGCATTGCCCGTGCATTGGCGGTAGAGCCAAGTTTTCTCATTTGCGATGAGCCGATTTCTGCCTTAGATGTTTCGATTCAAGCCCAAGTGGTTAATTTATTAGAACGCTTGCAGGACGAACTAGGACTGACTTATTTGTTTATTGCTCATGACCTAGCCATGGTAAAACATATCAGCAATAGGGTGGCGGTCATGTATCTCGGTAAAATTGTGGAACTGGCCAATAGCGTTGAATTATACCGCAGACCTCAGCACCCTTATACTAAGGCATTGCTATCCGCTATACCCATTCCAGATCCGTTAGCAGAGGCCAATCGGCAGCGTATTCCCTTAACAGGCGATGTTCCAAGTCCTCTTAATCCTCCTGCCGGCTGCCGATTTTCCTCTCGCTGTCCCCACGTCATGACCTTATGTTCTGAGCAAGAACCCGTCTTGCAAGATATCGGAGCCGGTCACATGGCAGCATGCCATCTCATTTCAAAAAGCATTTAA
- a CDS encoding ABC transporter ATP-binding protein, producing MNSNPLLTVEELTVSFDTYAGEVKAVDNISFQVYPGEAIGIVGESGCGKSVTAHSIMQLIPTPPGRYAKGKILFGKDDLLQKSEEEMSKIRGNDISIIFQDAMTSLNPVLTIGMQIGESLQLHQHMNKQAAYARAIEMLRLVGIPSPEERIKEYPHQFSGGMRQRVMIAMALSCNPKLLIADEPTTALDVTIQAQILDLMKDLQGKLNTSIILISHDLGAIASLCSRVIVMYAGKIAEAGTAMDIFHQPQHPYTWGLLQSLPRIDMIQKQKLAIIPGQPPDLLSPPTGCPFHPRCTHAMSICQEHYPETTVLTKEHMVHCWLQHPDAPKPKREATA from the coding sequence ATGAATAGTAACCCATTGCTTACAGTAGAAGAATTAACCGTGTCTTTTGATACCTATGCAGGTGAAGTAAAGGCAGTGGATAATATTAGTTTTCAGGTTTACCCAGGAGAAGCTATCGGCATCGTTGGCGAATCAGGCTGCGGCAAAAGTGTTACTGCCCATTCCATTATGCAGCTTATTCCTACGCCTCCTGGCCGCTATGCCAAAGGCAAAATCCTTTTTGGAAAAGATGATCTATTGCAGAAATCTGAGGAAGAAATGTCAAAAATCAGGGGCAATGATATCAGTATTATTTTTCAAGATGCTATGACGTCATTAAACCCGGTCCTTACGATTGGAATGCAGATTGGTGAATCCCTGCAGCTGCATCAGCATATGAATAAACAGGCTGCCTATGCACGGGCGATAGAAATGCTGCGTCTGGTCGGCATACCATCTCCCGAGGAGAGGATTAAAGAATATCCCCATCAATTCAGCGGCGGTATGCGCCAGCGGGTCATGATTGCCATGGCCCTCTCCTGTAATCCGAAACTATTGATTGCCGACGAGCCTACTACAGCCCTGGACGTTACGATACAAGCACAAATTTTAGATTTAATGAAAGATCTTCAGGGGAAACTAAATACCTCCATAATTTTAATTTCCCATGATCTTGGGGCCATTGCCAGTCTGTGCAGCCGTGTCATTGTAATGTATGCAGGTAAAATTGCAGAAGCAGGTACGGCAATGGACATATTTCACCAGCCCCAGCATCCTTATACTTGGGGACTCTTACAATCCTTACCTCGCATCGATATGATACAGAAACAAAAACTCGCGATCATTCCCGGCCAGCCTCCTGATCTTTTGTCACCACCCACCGGATGCCCCTTTCATCCCCGCTGCACTCACGCCATGTCTATCTGTCAGGAGCATTATCCTGAAACAACAGTGCTGACTAAGGAGCATATGGTACACTGTTGGCTGCAGCATCCCGATGCACCTAAGCCAAAACGGGAGGCAACAGCCTAA
- a CDS encoding L,D-transpeptidase, with amino-acid sequence MAYSITVNLSAKRLTLYRDGSQVRAFPVGVGKKNTPTPIGNYYIASKMANPGGAFGVMWMGLNIPHYGIHGTNNPSSIGKTVSHGCIRMHNNDVLVLSRLVSIGTPVRIQY; translated from the coding sequence TTGGCGTATTCAATTACTGTAAATTTGTCAGCCAAGCGACTTACCCTCTATCGGGATGGTTCCCAAGTCCGAGCTTTCCCTGTTGGTGTTGGTAAAAAAAATACTCCAACACCAATCGGTAACTATTACATTGCGAGCAAGATGGCAAATCCGGGTGGAGCATTTGGCGTTATGTGGATGGGGTTAAATATTCCTCATTATGGAATCCATGGAACCAATAATCCATCATCAATTGGTAAGACGGTATCTCATGGCTGCATTCGTATGCATAATAATGATGTTCTTGTACTATCTCGGTTGGTATCTATCGGTACCCCAGTAAGAATTCAATATTAG